Proteins from a single region of Crassaminicella profunda:
- a CDS encoding ABC transporter permease subunit, translating into MAEMSNTKSARDALENKRERFNIKSFLINNSVTILFVIICLIGIKLSKLPLFFIGSELLTRITRNSFLVLSLIIPVLAGMGLNFGITIGAMAGQIAIFLVMHWGITGMKGFLLCALLAAPLAILFGNLTGKLLNKTKGQEMIASMIAGFFANGIYQFIFLFSIGTIIPMKDPVMILSSGVGVRNTIDLSRNVGIKYALDNLVKLPVFHVFLVGAILTMLIYTVVRIYHKKECSFTGRYLITMMSCVVVVAVSGIFIFGGSYLPNELKMFKNIKLPVITCIVVALLCLFNVLIVKTKLGQDFRTVGQDKHIARISGINVDKVRIIAITLSTLLAAWGQLIFLQNMGTLNTYGSHVQIATFSIAALLIGGASVSRATIGQALLGTILFHTLFIVSPKAGKNLFGDAQIGEFFRAFVAYGVIGLSLGLHAWKKRIQFKKVG; encoded by the coding sequence ATGGCAGAAATGAGTAATACAAAGTCAGCAAGGGATGCCTTAGAAAATAAAAGGGAAAGATTCAATATAAAAAGTTTTTTGATCAATAATAGTGTAACCATATTATTTGTGATCATATGTTTGATAGGGATTAAACTTTCAAAGCTTCCATTATTCTTTATAGGAAGCGAACTATTGACAAGAATTACAAGAAATTCATTTCTAGTACTGTCATTGATTATTCCTGTATTAGCAGGAATGGGACTAAACTTTGGGATAACTATTGGGGCAATGGCTGGACAAATAGCTATTTTCCTAGTAATGCACTGGGGAATTACAGGAATGAAAGGATTTTTGTTGTGTGCTTTGCTAGCAGCGCCTTTAGCTATATTATTTGGTAATTTAACAGGAAAATTACTTAATAAAACAAAGGGACAAGAAATGATTGCTAGTATGATAGCAGGTTTCTTTGCAAATGGAATCTACCAATTTATATTTTTATTTTCAATTGGTACGATTATTCCTATGAAAGATCCTGTAATGATTTTAAGTAGTGGTGTAGGTGTAAGAAATACTATTGATTTATCAAGAAATGTGGGGATTAAATATGCTTTAGACAACCTTGTTAAATTACCTGTATTTCATGTGTTTTTAGTAGGAGCTATTCTTACTATGTTGATTTATACAGTCGTTAGAATATATCATAAAAAAGAATGTTCTTTTACAGGAAGATATTTAATAACGATGATGAGTTGTGTTGTAGTGGTAGCAGTAAGTGGTATATTTATTTTTGGCGGAAGTTATCTTCCTAATGAATTGAAAATGTTTAAAAATATAAAACTACCTGTGATAACATGTATTGTTGTTGCTCTGTTATGTTTGTTTAATGTATTAATTGTAAAGACAAAGCTAGGTCAAGATTTTAGAACTGTTGGTCAAGATAAGCATATTGCCAGAATTTCAGGGATTAATGTAGACAAGGTGAGAATTATTGCAATCACTCTGTCAACATTATTAGCTGCTTGGGGACAATTGATTTTTCTTCAAAATATGGGAACCCTCAATACCTATGGAAGCCATGTGCAAATAGCTACTTTTTCAATAGCGGCCCTCCTTATTGGAGGAGCATCTGTATCAAGAGCAACCATTGGTCAAGCGCTCCTTGGTACTATATTATTTCATACCTTGTTTATTGTTTCTCCAAAGGCTGGGAAAAATTTATTTGGAGATGCTCAAATAGGAGAATTTTTTAGAGCATTTGTTGCCTATGGCGTTATTGGACTGTCTTTAGGACTCCATGCATGGAAAAAGCGAATACAATTTAAAAAAGTAGGATAA
- a CDS encoding ABC transporter permease subunit translates to MSEAVKRFSNKVGLPRIIISSFFIFLFIVALILKLPIASLISDSIRRFGMYGILVLAMVPAIQSGIGPNFALPLGIICGLLGGLMSIEFGLSGWGSFFGALTISLPFAILVGWIYGILLNKIKGSEMLVATYTGFSIVSFMSIMWILLPFNHEEMVWPIGNGLRVTIALDSTFGQILNHFWEFPIFGVKIPTGLLLFFFICCFIVWLFSRSKLGTAMKAAGDSPKFATASGIDVDQCRIVGTVLSTVLGAVGILVYAQSYGFIQLYQAPLMMAFPAVASILIGGASASRAKISHVILGAFLFQGLLTVALPVANEIVREGNLSEVLRMIVQNGIILYALTKVGGGD, encoded by the coding sequence ATGAGTGAAGCTGTTAAGCGATTTTCAAACAAAGTAGGTCTTCCAAGAATAATTATTAGTTCCTTTTTTATCTTTCTTTTTATAGTAGCTTTAATATTAAAACTACCAATAGCTAGTTTAATATCGGATAGTATTAGAAGATTTGGTATGTATGGCATATTGGTATTAGCTATGGTACCTGCTATACAATCTGGTATTGGTCCAAATTTTGCACTCCCATTAGGAATTATTTGTGGCCTTTTAGGTGGTCTTATGAGTATTGAATTTGGTCTGAGTGGGTGGGGGAGCTTTTTTGGAGCATTAACTATTTCTCTACCTTTTGCAATACTTGTAGGATGGATTTATGGTATTCTTCTTAATAAAATTAAGGGATCTGAAATGCTTGTTGCAACTTATACAGGCTTTTCAATTGTTTCTTTTATGAGTATTATGTGGATATTACTTCCTTTTAATCATGAAGAGATGGTTTGGCCAATAGGAAACGGCCTTAGGGTAACTATTGCTTTAGACTCAACCTTTGGACAAATATTGAATCACTTTTGGGAATTTCCTATTTTTGGAGTGAAAATTCCTACAGGATTATTACTGTTTTTCTTTATTTGTTGTTTTATTGTTTGGTTGTTCTCGAGAAGTAAGTTAGGTACGGCTATGAAAGCAGCAGGAGATAGCCCTAAATTTGCCACAGCTTCAGGGATTGATGTAGACCAATGCAGAATTGTTGGAACTGTGCTATCTACTGTACTTGGAGCTGTTGGTATACTTGTCTATGCCCAAAGCTATGGTTTTATTCAATTGTATCAAGCACCTCTTATGATGGCATTTCCAGCAGTTGCATCCATATTAATTGGTGGTGCTTCAGCTAGTCGTGCAAAAATATCCCATGTTATCCTAGGAGCTTTCTTATTCCAAGGACTTTTAACCGTTGCTCTCCCTGTTGCAAATGAGATTGTAAGGGAAGGAAATTTATCTGAGGTCCTTAGAATGATCGTACAAAATGGTATTATTCTTTATGCACTAACAAAAGTTGGGGGGGGAGATTAA